A genome region from Chlorobaculum tepidum TLS includes the following:
- a CDS encoding HyaD/HybD family hydrogenase maturation endopeptidase — translation MKTINVVGLGNILFGDEGFGVEVVRALEASGDWPETVQFVDGGTQGLYLLDYFESCDALMVFDSIIPVEFEPKVYCYRKEELPAFIHRKMSAHQMGLSELLAVARLHGREPSEIVLIGAPPHDLGLGNPLSEPMLRHLARAVETGRELLEEWLVKVKASGFPCVAGDIRMPHRF, via the coding sequence GTGAAAACAATCAACGTAGTCGGTCTTGGCAATATTCTTTTCGGTGATGAAGGTTTCGGCGTGGAGGTGGTTCGGGCGCTGGAGGCTTCCGGCGATTGGCCGGAAACGGTGCAGTTCGTGGATGGTGGCACGCAGGGACTCTACTTGCTCGATTATTTCGAGTCATGCGATGCCTTGATGGTTTTCGACTCGATCATCCCGGTTGAGTTCGAGCCGAAGGTCTATTGCTATCGTAAAGAAGAGCTACCCGCTTTCATTCACCGCAAAATGTCAGCTCATCAGATGGGTCTGAGCGAACTGCTCGCCGTGGCCCGGCTGCATGGGCGGGAACCGTCGGAGATCGTGCTCATCGGTGCGCCACCGCACGATCTCGGACTGGGCAACCCTCTGAGCGAGCCGATGCTCCGGCATCTGGCGCGGGCCGTCGAAACGGGACGCGAGTTGCTTGAAGAGTGGCTGGTAAAAGTAAAGGCATCCGGTTTCCCTTGCGTTGCAGGGGATATCCGGATGCCTCATCGCTTTTAG
- the folE gene encoding GTP cyclohydrolase I FolE yields the protein MKQEKTVSPTVENNRSAESRLSQCDLDECFDESHDRDEEVLGSMTDAVYSLLKGVGEDPEREGLLLTPERVAKSLRFLTKGYRQDPEQLLKKAVFTESYDEMVLVKDIDIYSMCEHHMLPFFGKAHVAYIPDGKIVGLSKIPRVVEVFARRLQVQERLTQQIRDAIQNVLNPRGVAVVIEATHMCMVMRGVEKQNAVTTTSAMSGDFMTSQSTRSEFLRLIGNH from the coding sequence ATGAAACAGGAAAAAACAGTGTCACCTACCGTGGAGAATAACCGATCTGCAGAATCACGACTTTCGCAATGCGATCTCGATGAGTGCTTCGACGAGTCGCATGATCGTGACGAGGAGGTGCTCGGGTCGATGACCGACGCCGTATACAGCTTGCTGAAAGGGGTTGGCGAGGATCCGGAGCGCGAAGGATTGCTCCTGACCCCCGAGCGGGTGGCCAAATCCCTGCGATTCCTGACGAAGGGATACCGGCAGGATCCAGAGCAGTTGCTCAAAAAAGCGGTGTTCACAGAGTCGTACGACGAGATGGTGCTGGTGAAGGACATCGATATTTACTCGATGTGCGAACACCACATGCTCCCCTTCTTCGGCAAGGCGCACGTGGCCTACATTCCCGATGGCAAGATCGTGGGCTTATCGAAAATTCCAAGAGTCGTCGAGGTGTTCGCGCGGCGCTTGCAGGTACAGGAGCGGCTAACCCAGCAGATCAGGGACGCCATTCAGAATGTGCTCAACCCGCGCGGTGTGGCCGTGGTAATCGAAGCGACACACATGTGCATGGTGATGCGCGGCGTGGAGAAGCAGAACGCGGTGACGACAACCTCCGCCATGTCCGGAGATTTCATGACCAGCCAGTCTACCCGAAGCGAGTTCCTGCGCCTGATCGGCAACCACTGA
- a CDS encoding 6-carboxytetrahydropterin synthase, with product MNDIVEKPRKIYVTRQIEFNAAHRLFNPELSDEENQQLYGKCSGKYGHGHNYLLEITLSGIIDRKTGYLFDLKELKKILEEEIVARFDHRHLNHEVNELAGHVPTTEILAVIVWEILDSRLKTITKQEVSLHEVIIHETGKNSVTYRGE from the coding sequence ATGAACGACATCGTCGAAAAGCCGAGAAAAATTTACGTTACACGCCAAATCGAGTTCAATGCCGCCCACCGTCTGTTCAATCCGGAGCTATCGGACGAGGAAAACCAGCAGCTCTATGGAAAATGTTCTGGTAAGTATGGACATGGGCACAACTATCTGCTTGAAATCACCCTATCGGGCATCATTGACCGGAAAACCGGTTATTTGTTCGATCTCAAGGAGCTAAAGAAAATTCTTGAAGAGGAGATTGTGGCACGGTTCGACCACCGGCATCTGAACCATGAGGTCAACGAACTTGCAGGCCACGTCCCGACAACAGAGATTCTTGCCGTCATCGTCTGGGAGATTCTCGATTCCCGGCTGAAAACCATTACCAAACAGGAGGTTAGCCTCCATGAAGTCATAATACATGAAACAGGAAAAAACAGTGTCACCTACCGTGGAGAATAA
- the trxA gene encoding thioredoxin, giving the protein MAQTLDDLIRTSELPVFIDFWADWCGPCKMVAPSVKQLASEFKGRLIVVKVNVDQQPDAAARFQVQGIPALMLFVGGQLKWRTAGAIPYQQMRQEVLKAIG; this is encoded by the coding sequence ATGGCTCAAACACTTGACGATCTTATCAGGACAAGCGAACTTCCCGTATTTATCGATTTCTGGGCCGACTGGTGCGGGCCCTGTAAAATGGTGGCTCCATCCGTCAAACAGCTCGCCAGCGAGTTCAAGGGACGGTTGATCGTGGTCAAGGTCAACGTCGATCAGCAGCCTGACGCGGCGGCCCGTTTTCAGGTTCAGGGTATTCCGGCCCTCATGCTTTTTGTTGGTGGTCAGCTCAAATGGCGCACTGCCGGAGCGATACCCTACCAGCAAATGCGCCAGGAAGTGCTGAAAGCGATCGGGTGA
- a CDS encoding zinc metallopeptidase, with product MFYFDPAYFLFALPPLLLGIWAQFKVKSAFKKYSQVATQNGVTGAQAALRILQRGGLENVNVEMTSGMLSDHYDPRQKVLRLSEEVYSLPSIASVGVAAHEAGHALQDKVNYSPLAIRSAMVPVVSIGSNLGPILFMIGLFMQGVLGSSLAWAGIILFAGTALFALVTLPVEFDASRRAKELLVSQGIVSQREMAGVNAVLDAAALTYVAAAAQAIMQLLYYVMVMNRRKD from the coding sequence ATGTTTTATTTCGATCCGGCATATTTTCTCTTCGCCTTGCCCCCGCTGCTCCTTGGCATCTGGGCGCAGTTCAAGGTGAAATCGGCGTTCAAGAAATATTCGCAGGTGGCGACGCAGAATGGCGTGACCGGCGCGCAGGCGGCTTTGCGAATTCTCCAGCGAGGCGGGCTGGAGAATGTCAATGTCGAGATGACCAGCGGGATGCTTTCAGACCACTATGATCCGCGCCAGAAGGTGTTGCGGCTCAGTGAGGAGGTTTACAGCCTGCCGAGCATCGCGTCGGTCGGCGTGGCGGCACACGAGGCCGGGCACGCCTTGCAGGACAAGGTGAACTACTCGCCACTGGCCATCCGCTCGGCGATGGTGCCGGTGGTGTCGATCGGCAGCAATCTCGGGCCGATCCTGTTCATGATAGGCCTGTTCATGCAAGGCGTGCTTGGAAGCTCGCTGGCGTGGGCGGGAATCATTCTCTTCGCGGGAACGGCACTGTTCGCTTTGGTGACGCTGCCGGTGGAATTCGATGCCAGCCGACGCGCCAAGGAGTTGCTGGTTTCGCAGGGCATCGTTTCGCAGCGTGAAATGGCAGGCGTGAACGCCGTGCTTGACGCCGCCGCCCTGACCTACGTAGCCGCCGCCGCACAGGCTATCATGCAGTTACTTTACTACGTGATGGTGATGAACCGACGAAAAGATTGA
- a CDS encoding radical SAM/SPASM domain-containing protein: MTSREEFLEKLAQAGTLNLIFQLTDQCALSCRYCFAKGSHPSGGLRIADDLLDAAIRSAFDTRHHQVSFEWTGGEPFFAGIDFYRKVDRLQKKYATKPYANTIQTSGYVHDRELIAWLAGHGFRISSTIDGPPELHDFQRPVNGGGPSLGAVLATRETIIEHQGHCGCICTVTRNSLGKEGAILDYYRSLGIEAFHSNPYYYFSKNLVGDESLALDADGYAAYFIAQFNAWFEGGRKLPMPGTLNYILRSLTAGAGLKQSVCTFGGRCLTNFLAITPDGDAWLCPKFAGFDEMRLGNVGKMAITDILSDANPAMARLIDERLDAIHTCEADECRFQYLCNAGCPYYSFIASGGRNIAVKDSLCTGKQLLFEYLESVVELIDPARLPEPSPLEHA; encoded by the coding sequence ATGACGAGCAGAGAGGAGTTTCTCGAAAAACTCGCTCAGGCAGGCACGCTGAACCTGATTTTTCAACTGACCGATCAGTGTGCGCTTTCGTGCCGGTATTGCTTCGCGAAAGGCTCCCATCCATCCGGAGGCCTTCGCATTGCCGATGACCTGCTCGATGCGGCCATCCGTAGCGCGTTCGATACGCGCCACCACCAGGTCTCCTTCGAGTGGACAGGAGGAGAGCCGTTTTTCGCAGGCATCGATTTTTATCGCAAGGTCGATCGCCTCCAAAAAAAGTACGCTACCAAGCCCTACGCGAATACCATTCAGACGAGTGGCTACGTGCATGACCGGGAGTTGATCGCCTGGCTTGCCGGGCACGGTTTTCGCATCTCCTCTACCATTGACGGCCCGCCGGAACTGCATGATTTCCAGCGCCCTGTGAATGGCGGCGGCCCGTCGCTCGGCGCGGTGCTCGCAACGCGCGAAACGATCATCGAGCATCAGGGGCACTGTGGCTGCATTTGCACGGTTACGCGGAACAGCCTCGGCAAGGAGGGGGCGATTCTTGATTACTACCGTTCGCTCGGCATTGAAGCCTTTCACAGCAATCCGTATTACTATTTTTCCAAAAATCTTGTTGGCGACGAAAGTCTCGCGCTTGATGCTGACGGCTACGCCGCGTATTTTATCGCCCAGTTCAACGCCTGGTTTGAGGGCGGGCGCAAGCTCCCGATGCCCGGCACGCTCAACTACATTCTGCGCTCGCTGACTGCAGGAGCCGGGTTGAAGCAGTCGGTCTGCACCTTCGGCGGGCGCTGCCTGACCAATTTTCTGGCCATCACGCCCGATGGCGATGCGTGGCTTTGTCCCAAGTTCGCGGGGTTCGATGAGATGCGCCTCGGCAACGTTGGCAAGATGGCTATCACCGACATCCTTTCTGACGCCAATCCCGCCATGGCGCGCCTCATCGACGAGCGCCTGGATGCGATACACACCTGCGAAGCGGATGAGTGCCGCTTTCAGTACCTTTGCAACGCGGGGTGTCCTTACTACTCTTTCATCGCCAGCGGAGGCCGGAACATCGCCGTGAAGGATTCCCTTTGCACAGGCAAGCAGCTGCTTTTCGAATACCTCGAATCGGTGGTCGAGCTGATCGATCCCGCTCGACTTCCCGAACCCAGCCCCCTCGAACATGCGTAA
- a CDS encoding NfeD family protein, translating to MFLLVAMPVAGQAAQIRAMSLTGSVNAGSAAYFLRVLDEANRDNDTLLLVELDTPGGLVSSLRQMVQGVMASRVPVVVYVAPSGAQAASAGALLLLSANVAAMAPGTETGAAHPVDISGGGEKGSVMGKKIENDLAAFARSLAQKRGRSPEWAERAVRESIASTASEALAAGVIDTVADNRKELLVSIDGRKVETAIGELIIRTTNVPVKEASPTFGEEVMMAIADPNIAYFLLLLGLAGLWFELSTPGAVLPGVAGAIALVLGAWAMQLLPVNVTGLLLILLAILFFGLEIFVVSSGALAIAGLVALFIGSVMVFNQPELGLVINWWVFLPLFLSFSAGVLLLVFVVFRSTRRKAISGREGLVGETGTVERAIGEGKDGKVFVHGELWDASANGLIPAGSQVTVTGIEGMRLMVKQNSKEE from the coding sequence GTGTTCTTGCTTGTCGCCATGCCGGTAGCTGGCCAGGCAGCGCAGATTCGCGCCATGTCGTTGACGGGGAGCGTCAATGCGGGCAGCGCGGCATATTTTCTCCGGGTGCTTGATGAGGCGAACCGGGATAACGACACGTTGCTGCTCGTGGAGCTCGATACGCCGGGCGGGCTTGTTTCGTCTCTCCGGCAGATGGTGCAGGGAGTGATGGCGTCGCGCGTGCCGGTGGTGGTCTATGTCGCGCCGTCCGGAGCGCAGGCGGCTTCGGCGGGGGCGCTGCTGCTGCTCTCCGCCAATGTGGCGGCGATGGCTCCGGGCACCGAAACCGGCGCGGCCCATCCGGTCGATATAAGCGGCGGCGGCGAGAAGGGGAGCGTGATGGGCAAGAAAATCGAGAACGATCTTGCAGCCTTTGCCCGCAGTCTTGCGCAAAAGCGTGGCCGCAGTCCCGAATGGGCTGAGCGGGCCGTGCGGGAGAGCATCGCATCGACGGCATCTGAAGCGCTCGCGGCGGGCGTGATCGATACCGTGGCGGACAATCGCAAGGAGCTGCTCGTGTCCATCGATGGCCGCAAAGTCGAGACAGCTATCGGTGAATTGATCATTCGCACAACCAATGTGCCAGTTAAGGAAGCGTCCCCAACTTTCGGCGAAGAGGTGATGATGGCTATCGCCGATCCAAACATCGCTTATTTTCTGCTACTGCTCGGCCTGGCCGGTCTCTGGTTCGAGCTTTCGACACCGGGTGCGGTGCTGCCGGGCGTGGCCGGAGCGATTGCTCTTGTGCTCGGCGCGTGGGCCATGCAGCTCCTGCCGGTCAACGTCACCGGCCTCCTGCTCATTCTGCTCGCCATCCTTTTTTTCGGGCTGGAAATCTTCGTGGTCAGCAGCGGAGCGCTTGCGATCGCCGGTCTGGTCGCGCTTTTCATCGGTTCGGTCATGGTGTTCAATCAGCCGGAGTTAGGCCTCGTCATCAACTGGTGGGTTTTTCTTCCGCTTTTTCTTTCATTTTCGGCGGGAGTCCTGTTACTTGTCTTTGTGGTGTTTCGTTCTACCAGACGCAAGGCGATCTCCGGCAGGGAGGGGCTGGTCGGTGAAACAGGTACCGTTGAACGAGCCATCGGAGAGGGCAAGGACGGCAAGGTGTTTGTGCATGGCGAACTTTGGGACGCATCGGCAAACGGTTTGATTCCTGCCGGATCACAGGTAACGGTCACAGGGATCGAGGGGATGAGGCTCATGGTGAAACAAAATAGCAAGGAGGAGTGA
- a CDS encoding slipin family protein: MLFMNILVLLALAVAFFVSAVKILPEYERAVIFRLGRIIRAKGPGLIILIPYIDRMVRVDLRTVTLDVPPQDIITRDNVSVKVSAVVYFRVIDPIKAIIDVADFHFATSQLAQTTLRSVCGQGEMDNLLAERDEINERIQSILDKDTAPWGVKVGKVEVKEIDLPEGMRRAMAKQAEAERERRSKIINAEGEFQAAQRISEAAAIIAQNPAALQLRYLQTLQDIAVENNSTTIFPVPIDLLTSFFEKKA, translated from the coding sequence ATGCTTTTCATGAATATTCTGGTTTTACTGGCGCTGGCGGTGGCGTTTTTCGTTTCCGCGGTCAAGATTCTGCCCGAGTATGAGCGGGCAGTCATATTCCGGCTTGGCCGGATTATAAGAGCCAAGGGGCCGGGACTGATCATTCTGATTCCCTATATCGACCGGATGGTGAGGGTTGACCTGAGAACGGTGACGCTTGACGTGCCTCCGCAGGACATCATCACGCGCGACAACGTTTCGGTCAAGGTGAGTGCCGTGGTCTACTTCCGGGTGATCGACCCGATCAAGGCGATCATCGATGTGGCCGACTTCCATTTCGCCACCTCGCAGCTCGCCCAGACGACCCTGCGCAGCGTTTGCGGGCAGGGCGAGATGGATAATCTGCTCGCTGAGCGTGACGAGATCAATGAACGCATCCAGTCCATTCTCGACAAGGATACCGCGCCGTGGGGGGTGAAGGTCGGCAAGGTCGAAGTCAAGGAGATCGACCTTCCCGAGGGGATGCGCCGGGCGATGGCCAAACAGGCCGAGGCCGAGCGCGAGCGCCGCTCCAAGATCATCAATGCCGAGGGCGAGTTCCAGGCGGCACAGCGTATCTCTGAAGCTGCAGCCATTATTGCGCAGAATCCGGCAGCCTTGCAGTTGCGCTATCTCCAGACCTTGCAGGATATCGCCGTTGAGAACAACTCGACTACGATTTTTCCTGTGCCGATCGATCTGTTAACGTCATTTTTTGAGAAAAAAGCGTGA
- a CDS encoding universal stress protein — protein sequence MITIKSILCPMDFSDASKKAYRYACEFAKSMGSKLILLNVIEPRPIAADMTLNYVPLEEDLAAAAREDFVPMVDEAKAAGIDVSADVIIGIPAEVILQKTLDFDVSLVIMGSHGRTGLSRLLMGSVAEAVVRKAQVPVLIVKAQEKEFISKE from the coding sequence ATGATTACCATCAAGTCGATTCTCTGTCCGATGGATTTTTCCGATGCGTCGAAGAAGGCATACCGCTATGCCTGCGAGTTCGCCAAGTCGATGGGGTCGAAGTTGATACTGCTGAATGTGATTGAGCCGCGCCCGATCGCAGCGGATATGACCCTGAATTACGTGCCGCTCGAAGAGGATCTCGCCGCCGCCGCCAGGGAGGATTTCGTTCCTATGGTCGATGAGGCCAAGGCGGCGGGGATCGATGTGAGCGCCGATGTCATCATCGGCATTCCCGCGGAGGTGATTCTCCAGAAAACGCTCGATTTTGACGTGAGCCTCGTCATCATGGGCTCGCACGGCAGGACCGGTCTCAGCCGCCTCCTGATGGGTAGCGTCGCCGAAGCGGTCGTGCGCAAGGCGCAAGTGCCGGTGCTGATCGTGAAGGCGCAGGAAAAAGAGTTCATTAGCAAGGAATAA
- the meaB gene encoding methylmalonyl Co-A mutase-associated GTPase MeaB, which translates to MSGRHRHEPTVEEFVEGIRNGDRRLLSRAITLVESSRPEHEQLAHEILDRCLGDGSASIRIGVTGAPGAGKSTFIEALGLDLVRQGKRVAVLAIDPSSSRSKGSILGDKSRMERLAAHPEAFIRPTPSSGFLGGTSPRTHETILLCEAAGYEVIIVETVGVGQSEIVVNSMVDFVLLLMLPGSGDQLQGIKRGIMEIADLVAVNKADSGRQTIAENSKADFEAALRLLPEKHSGWKRKVLLTSALEGSGVSEVWKTIEAFAAAMQQSGEWNEQRREQSRHLLHAIAEEQLKRQFYNAVRVKEAKAEVEQQVLAGKLSPFTGAVELLKAFRSDRSV; encoded by the coding sequence ATGAGCGGCAGGCATCGGCATGAACCCACGGTTGAGGAGTTCGTCGAAGGCATCAGGAACGGCGACCGCCGCCTGTTGAGCCGCGCCATCACGCTCGTCGAGTCGAGCCGCCCGGAGCACGAGCAGCTGGCGCACGAGATTCTCGACCGCTGCCTCGGCGACGGAAGCGCTTCGATCCGCATTGGCGTCACCGGAGCGCCGGGCGCGGGCAAGAGCACCTTCATCGAAGCGCTCGGCCTTGACCTTGTTCGTCAGGGCAAACGGGTGGCGGTGCTTGCCATCGACCCCAGCAGCTCGCGCTCGAAGGGCAGCATCCTCGGCGACAAATCGCGCATGGAGCGGCTCGCAGCCCACCCGGAAGCCTTCATCCGCCCGACGCCGTCGTCGGGCTTCCTCGGCGGCACCTCCCCGCGAACGCACGAAACGATTTTGCTTTGCGAAGCCGCCGGATACGAGGTCATCATCGTCGAAACGGTCGGCGTCGGCCAATCGGAGATCGTGGTGAACTCGATGGTGGATTTCGTTTTGCTGCTCATGCTCCCCGGTTCCGGCGACCAGCTGCAGGGCATCAAGCGCGGCATCATGGAGATTGCCGACCTCGTGGCCGTCAACAAGGCGGACTCCGGACGGCAGACAATCGCCGAAAACTCTAAAGCTGATTTCGAGGCTGCGCTCAGGCTCCTGCCGGAGAAGCATTCGGGATGGAAACGGAAGGTGCTGCTGACCTCCGCGCTCGAAGGCTCAGGCGTCAGCGAAGTGTGGAAAACTATCGAAGCGTTTGCCGCAGCCATGCAGCAAAGCGGCGAGTGGAACGAGCAGCGCCGGGAGCAGTCGCGCCACCTGCTTCACGCCATCGCCGAAGAGCAACTGAAACGCCAGTTCTACAACGCGGTGCGGGTCAAAGAAGCAAAAGCAGAGGTCGAGCAACAAGTGCTCGCCGGAAAGCTCAGCCCCTTCACCGGAGCCGTGGAGCTGCTGAAGGCTTTCCGATCAGACAGATCCGTCTGA
- the rsmA gene encoding 16S rRNA (adenine(1518)-N(6)/adenine(1519)-N(6))-dimethyltransferase RsmA translates to MTKVEYKHTHIAAKKKLGQNFLLDRNIPRKIVRESGIKEGDRVVEIGPGFGALTTAILEVMPSFTAIEKDRELAKFNREEHPQIELIEDDFLKVPLEPLAAGGKLSVLGNIPYSITSPILFRLLDNRHLIASATLMIQHEVAQRIAAVPGTKEYGILAVQMQAFCDVKYLFKVGRAVFKPRPDVDSAVIKMVPKAVDPVKDSEGFRTFVRRVFHQRRKTLLNNLKEYYDTSGVPEPTLKLRAESLSVPALITLFTQLKLIARGDASGQLLLKRRR, encoded by the coding sequence ATGACAAAAGTTGAATATAAGCATACGCATATAGCGGCAAAAAAAAAATTAGGCCAAAACTTCCTGCTCGACAGGAACATTCCGCGCAAGATCGTCCGGGAATCGGGCATCAAGGAGGGCGACCGGGTGGTTGAGATTGGTCCCGGCTTTGGCGCTCTGACGACGGCGATTCTCGAAGTGATGCCGTCGTTCACCGCCATCGAGAAAGACCGGGAGCTGGCGAAGTTCAACCGCGAGGAGCATCCGCAGATCGAGCTGATCGAAGACGACTTCCTCAAAGTACCACTTGAACCGCTGGCTGCAGGCGGCAAACTCTCGGTGCTCGGCAACATTCCCTACTCGATCACCAGCCCGATCCTCTTCCGGCTGCTCGATAACCGGCACCTCATCGCCTCGGCCACGCTGATGATACAGCACGAAGTCGCCCAGCGCATCGCCGCCGTACCCGGCACGAAAGAGTACGGCATCCTCGCCGTGCAGATGCAGGCCTTCTGTGACGTGAAATATCTGTTCAAGGTAGGCCGCGCCGTCTTCAAACCCCGCCCGGATGTGGACAGCGCCGTCATCAAAATGGTGCCGAAGGCTGTCGATCCGGTCAAAGACAGCGAAGGATTCCGAACCTTCGTCCGCCGTGTTTTCCACCAGCGCAGGAAAACACTTCTGAATAACCTGAAGGAGTATTACGACACTTCAGGAGTACCGGAACCCACGCTCAAACTGCGTGCGGAGTCGCTCTCCGTTCCGGCGCTGATCACCCTGTTCACTCAGCTCAAACTGATTGCGCGAGGCGACGCCTCCGGACAACTTTTATTAAAGAGAAGAAGATGA
- a CDS encoding transketolase family protein: MGEKITIEQTAKYTSRGNKATRTGFGEALLEAGRENPSVVALCADLTGSLNMHLFRKEFPERFIQTGIAEANMISMAAGLATIGKIPVASSFAVFATGRVFDQIRQSVCYSNLNVKICASHAGLTLGEDGATHQILEDIGLMRSLPRMTVVVPCDYSETKRATKAIIEHEGPVYLRFGRPNVPDFTADEDGFEIGKSIELHPGKDVTVIACGIMVWKALEAARILEKEGVSVRVINMHTIKPIDTLAIVRAANDTGAIVTAEEHQMYTGLGEAVANVCARNIPVPIEMVAVEDTFGESGKPDDLLRKYKLTTEDILEKIYLVLRRKD, from the coding sequence ATGGGAGAGAAAATTACCATCGAACAGACCGCGAAGTATACTTCACGGGGCAACAAGGCTACCCGCACCGGATTTGGCGAGGCGTTGCTTGAAGCCGGGCGTGAGAACCCGTCTGTTGTCGCTCTCTGTGCTGACCTGACCGGGTCGCTGAACATGCATCTCTTCCGTAAAGAGTTCCCGGAGCGATTCATCCAGACCGGCATTGCCGAGGCGAACATGATCTCCATGGCCGCCGGCCTGGCCACTATCGGCAAGATTCCCGTGGCCTCAAGTTTCGCCGTTTTCGCGACTGGCCGCGTCTTCGACCAGATCCGCCAGTCGGTCTGCTACTCCAATCTCAATGTCAAAATCTGCGCTTCGCACGCCGGCCTTACCCTTGGCGAGGATGGTGCGACGCACCAGATTCTCGAAGATATCGGTCTGATGCGCAGCCTGCCGCGCATGACCGTCGTCGTACCGTGCGATTACAGCGAAACCAAACGCGCCACCAAGGCGATCATCGAGCACGAAGGCCCGGTTTATCTGCGCTTCGGACGTCCAAACGTGCCGGACTTTACCGCCGATGAGGACGGCTTCGAGATCGGCAAATCCATCGAGCTGCATCCCGGCAAGGACGTCACCGTCATCGCCTGCGGCATCATGGTCTGGAAGGCGCTCGAAGCGGCCAGAATCCTTGAAAAAGAGGGGGTGTCGGTGCGCGTTATCAACATGCACACCATCAAGCCGATCGACACGCTCGCCATCGTGCGCGCGGCCAATGACACCGGCGCGATCGTGACCGCCGAGGAGCACCAGATGTACACCGGTCTCGGTGAGGCGGTGGCCAACGTTTGCGCCCGCAACATTCCGGTGCCAATCGAGATGGTTGCCGTCGAGGACACCTTCGGTGAATCCGGTAAGCCCGATGACCTGCTCCGCAAATACAAGCTGACTACTGAGGATATTCTGGAGAAAATTTACCTCGTACTGCGCAGGAAAGATTGA
- a CDS encoding YbaB/EbfC family nucleoid-associated protein has translation MAMPNFGDMMKQLQEAGAKMQDLQKQLEKLVSEGEAGGGMVRAKVNGRQKLLELTIDPEIMDDVDMVQDLVVAAVNKALEASAQLAQSEIQKAAGGMINPADLMKQFGGQG, from the coding sequence ATGGCAATGCCCAATTTTGGCGATATGATGAAGCAGCTTCAGGAAGCTGGCGCGAAGATGCAGGATTTGCAGAAGCAGCTCGAAAAGCTTGTTTCCGAGGGTGAAGCAGGCGGTGGCATGGTCAGGGCGAAGGTCAACGGACGGCAGAAACTGCTTGAACTCACCATTGATCCCGAGATCATGGACGATGTCGATATGGTGCAGGATCTTGTTGTGGCTGCCGTGAACAAGGCGCTCGAAGCCTCGGCGCAGCTCGCGCAGAGCGAGATTCAGAAAGCCGCTGGCGGCATGATCAACCCTGCCGACCTGATGAAGCAGTTCGGCGGTCAGGGATAA
- the recR gene encoding recombination mediator RecR, producing the protein MRYSSGAVEALIEEFAKLPGIGRKTAQRLTMHVLHERRSEVEKLASALIDVKEKVIRCSVCQNITDLGVDPCHICTSAGRDRSVICVVESPTEVLAFEKTGHYKGLYHVLHGVISPLDGVGPDDIKVRELIARIGVDSTGGVREVVLALNPTVEGETTSLYISKLLKPLGINVTRIARGIPVGAELEFIDEATLSRAMEGRSAI; encoded by the coding sequence ATGCGTTACAGCTCAGGAGCCGTTGAGGCGCTTATCGAAGAGTTCGCGAAGCTGCCTGGCATTGGGCGCAAGACAGCCCAGCGCCTCACCATGCATGTGCTGCACGAACGGCGCTCCGAGGTCGAGAAGTTGGCCAGCGCACTGATCGACGTCAAGGAGAAGGTGATTCGTTGCTCAGTTTGCCAGAACATTACCGATCTCGGCGTTGATCCCTGCCACATCTGCACCTCTGCCGGGCGCGACCGCTCGGTTATCTGTGTCGTTGAATCACCCACTGAAGTGCTTGCTTTCGAGAAAACCGGCCACTACAAAGGGTTGTACCACGTGCTGCATGGCGTGATTTCGCCGCTCGACGGCGTCGGCCCCGATGACATCAAGGTGCGCGAACTGATCGCTCGCATCGGCGTGGATTCGACCGGCGGCGTGCGCGAAGTGGTGCTCGCGCTCAATCCCACCGTTGAGGGCGAAACGACATCGCTGTACATCAGCAAACTGCTAAAACCGCTCGGCATCAACGTCACCCGCATCGCCAGAGGCATTCCTGTTGGCGCTGAGCTTGAATTTATCGACGAAGCGACGCTGTCGCGGGCGATGGAGGGGCGCTCGGCCATCTGA